The genomic segment GCCGAGCAGGTCCTGCACGTGGTGGCCGTACTCGTGGGCCAGCACGTACGGCTGGGCGAACTCACCCTTGGCGCCGAGCTGGTCGGCCAGCAGCCGGTAGAACGTGAGGTCGATGTAGACCTGGTCGTCGGCCGGGCAGTAGAACGGGCCCACGCCGGAGTCGGCGGCGCCGCAGGCGGTGCTCACGTTCTGGCTGAAGAACACGGTCTTCGACGGCTTGTACTGCTCGCCGAACGCCTCCGGCATCGCGGTACGCCAGTACGCCTGGATCGAGTTGACGTAGAGGGTGTTGCGGCAGTCGAGCTGCTCCAGTGCGTCCTGTGCCGAGCACTTCTGCTCCAGCGAGGTGTTGTCGCCCTGCTCGGAGCCGCCGCCGTTGGTGGCGGCGTTGAGGCCGAAGCCGCCGCCCACCAGGGCGACCAGTACGGCGATGATGATGCCCACGATCCCGCCCCGGCCGCCGCCGATCGGGATCGGAATGCCCATCCCGCCGCCTCCGCCGGACCCTCGCCGGTCGTCCACCTGGCTGGTGTCGACCCTCGCGTTCTCGTTCAGCTCCATGTTGACCCCGATCACCGATGTGTCCGTTTGTGATG from the Micromonospora sp. WMMA1947 genome contains:
- a CDS encoding neutral zinc metallopeptidase; this encodes MELNENARVDTSQVDDRRGSGGGGGMGIPIPIGGGRGGIVGIIIAVLVALVGGGFGLNAATNGGGSEQGDNTSLEQKCSAQDALEQLDCRNTLYVNSIQAYWRTAMPEAFGEQYKPSKTVFFSQNVSTACGAADSGVGPFYCPADDQVYIDLTFYRLLADQLGAKGEFAQPYVLAHEYGHHVQDLLGTEAQMRRQQERDPQSANALSVKLELQADCYAGAWAKNATGTADDRGQKIFKSITEEDISQAIDAAEKIGDDAIQERSGRPVNPDEFTHGTSEQRKQWFTKGFTTGDPKSCDTFGSGA